Below is a genomic region from Erigeron canadensis isolate Cc75 chromosome 7, C_canadensis_v1, whole genome shotgun sequence.
CAAGTGCCTGAAAAAAGATTGAAAATACATGAATATAATGAcaattattttaatcaattctAGTGACTAACCATACATATACAAGTAAAAATCTCTATATATGGTTGTTTAGCGTCAACTTAAAGGTTGACTATAACCATAACTACAAATTACAGATGTAAAGATCTATACTTGCAGATAAAAGTTTAGACGTCGAATCAAAAGTTCATTAAATCATTTAATATGGGCAATTTATGATATGGAGTCctaaataaagttaaagaaaatgTAAATAGGTAACATCAAACCCAATGCAACATCTGTTTATCCAAACACTAAATTCCAAAATCTTTAATCCAAACATTCTCTTAAACCAAGCTATAGATATAAAGATGCATAATTTATAGTTGAAGCAAGAATCTTAATGTATATGAAACTTACCCAAAAAATCTGCAGGTTGTGACAAAGACGAATAACGGGCTTTAGCTGTGCAGCATCAATGTTGGCATAACTAAGATTCAACGAAGTGAGATTAGCACAGACTGGATAAATGGTCGGAAGATATTCGGGAGCAATTTCCCTAAAACCCGAAAGACATACTATCGACCTACACGCAGCAAAAGCAGAACCGTAATCGGGTTCTTGATTATCTTCTTGCTGATCAACCATCTCCAACACACAAAACGAACCAGTACCCAAATGAGTCAGCTGGGGTGCTCGTAAAGTCAACCTATATAGCTGCCCTATTGAAACATATCGATTCAATCTAAGCTTCTTTAAAAACGGTGATCTTGCTACTAGTCTCTCCAATGCATCAAAATTTATTGGGGATTCTACACAATCAAAACATAATGACTCCATATTACTTGTACCCTCAACATGAAAACATGAAATCcaatcaacatcatcatcctGAACTTCACTTTCAATCATTTCGAGAACTCGTAGATCCCTAattttacaattacaataaatcaataaaGCAAGAACTTCCATTAAatcaatttataaaagaaaacataattgcttataagtatatatacacaacaacAATATCCAATCTTTCACAGGGTAGAAAAATCTACTTCCAAGAAGTCCTCCAACAAaagattgtttatatatattaatatatgggaaaagtgaaggtGGTGTTGTCACACACCTAAGTTGCGTGAAATTCCTCTCACAAGCAAAAGATTGTTTAATGattcaaaatgaagtttttagGTGTTCACACCATGTTCtcattttaagagtgttcttatttgattgacccatatatatatctaatactaacttataaagcattttgcttttttttaagaaaagatgatttgaactaccatAAATACTCCTATTccttattcactaatttaaacatctctacctaatatacctataataaccttgaatttcaaccactcatttttttctctctgctcaaatctcaaccactcatttttttttctttctcctccataaattattttattcctctaattcattcaaaaaattttatctcaaaaaacgtatatcgataaattataaaaattatatgggtgttcttaaaattcatcCTCTTTCACTAGAGAtctcatttgatatactttcgacgaatttttaaatccgagggcggaacaggtacggctaaagcatttggctatcacactctatgacttatcacctcctatgacctattgCGGGCACCATCtctcaagtatatatatatatacaacaccaCCATATCCTATCAAAGGGATGGTGTAGAATGTTCAGATGTAGACAGTCATACTGCTTCCAAGATGAAATCCGGCAAAAGggtttttataataataaatatatatctagatTTATATCTATGtcgatatatataaatattatgaatGTTACCTGCATTTAGTAGCAATAATGGCAAGTCCACTAGTGGTAAAGCCATCACAACAAACCAAAACAAGTTCCTTAAAAAGCGGAAACGAGTGACCAATAGCACCAAGATCATCATCACTAATACACATGCGTTTCAAATGAATCTTTTCAAGAAACCCATAACACCTCCCCATAGCCATACCCCATGGTCTAAAATACCCACCCCAGTCCGGAGGCAACAAACTAAAATCAGCGAACCGGGGTTTTCCTTTCAAACAAACCGACCGGATTCTCTTGAACCGGTCTGTCACACGGTTTGGTGCCACAGCGTAACAGTTTCCAATAAATAGATCTGATCTAGTGTATGCTTCTGCACGGTACCATGACTTGCATACTAATGACACGGCGTTACGATCACGCCGTGATTTCAGGAAAACTAGAACGTTTTCGAGTACGTTTTCAAGAACTTGATCTGGGTATGCTGTGAAATATTCGCCGGCGCCGGAGATTGGGTTTCTTGATTCGTTGGACATTTTATTAAGATCTGAAAATGAATGGGaaagttttattttagttttgttagaTCAAATAAGTGAGGAAATGAAAAGAGATGGGATGGGAAATGAGTAATAATTTAATGTGAAAAAGTTGCATAGGGATTCTACATGGTATggggtttttatttatttaaagaagtGAAGAGAAGAGAGATAGAGAGCTCTATTATTTGGGGGGTTTTGTCCTTTATATTGTACTGTTACACCACTGaaactatattttattatatcataaTTTTGTTAGAGTGCTTTAAACTATGTCTTGTTTGTTTTCGTTTTGTAatagttggaataaaaggtccAGTCTATCTTGgatattaatttatttgaaaagtgATAAATCTTTCTtaaaattagtttaaaaatcttattaaaattataagaggatgatatatgatatttattttctttttttttaatttgctccttagttttttcacatgtcatcatctcatgattagaaagatttttaagatatttagttaggaggattaatcatttcccaatttatttattatggtCATTTTCGGCCGAAGGGAGTGGGGCTCGGAGAGACCTCGGCCCCGAGTTCCTTAATTTGGTAACAGGTTAGATGGTAACTGGTTAAGGGTTCTATGAAAGATTTTCAGTGAGGACTGAGGATCGGAAAGGAGAGATATGAAGTGCAGAAGTAGGGCCCGCTAATGACTCTTTTAGTGActatttttatttccttttatttatataaaaaaagttttttaaatttacaacCAGATTcacatttttttaaaccataacaAGTTTCAATACTATTTCGTTATATTTTACAACATTTCATTTTACAAAATCATCACATCTGTCACTTTTTCATACCATGGATCCAAgacgaattaaaaaaaaacgacaCCTCCAAACGTACTCTATCTCCACAAATTCATCTGTTTTATCCGTAACAAACTCGGGTTCCAAACCAATTATATTCTCAAcctttttcaaatcaattttctcAACCATTAAAGCTACACACAAATGAGCTCCTCATCCTGTATCTTCACAATCATTTTAAGCTAGCATTTTGATGATATTGTAAGCATGGAAGTTCAAGCCAGTGGTTCTTCAAAAAGGAACCTAGTCCCCAGATAGTGAAAGCAGACCAAAGGGCAATTCCTCTTCTTGAAGTCAGCGGAGTATGAAACAGGAAACAATAACCACATCATTCCTGACATGAATGAAACCCGAGTCCTCCCTTTGAACCAAGAAAGCTTAAAAAGAAGCAAATCGCATCATCCGTCTTGGTCTCAAATGTTGGGGATGACATCACGACCTACACACAAAGGAGGACACATTATCTGGACGAAAAACTCGAAAAGGATAAGTCGGCGGCTAGTTTGTTGGCGACACAACTCGACGAGGCGAAGTTCAAGCTTAGACAACGGGAGTTGAAGTATTTTACCGACTCACATGATCACATCACCGATCCCATTAGCATGAAACCCATTATTAACGAGAAACGTGACATTGGCTTGGCAATGTAGTTTTTAGAGTCATGAGAAATTTTTTAGGATTATGtggtttttaaatattatttatgtagcttttgacatttatgtaatgttttgtaGTTATTTTTTAGAATTATGTAGCTTTTGACATTTATGACTTAagtaatattatttattgaagaaatagtatatttttaattttatatagtttgatatattataaataaatgtaaaataaagATGATGTGGAAATTAGAGAAGGATTACCAATTGGTAAAATCATTCCCATCATTTTGGTGAAGATTTGGGGTGAGTTAGGGAATTTTGAGTTGATGGATTTGTATTGGGTGTTGATATTTGTTCAAGCTTAGACAACGGGACCCGTTAGCTTGAATCTTATTATTAGCGAGAAAAGTGACATTGGCTTGACGATGCAATTTGTAGTTTTTTAGTATTatgatgttttttattttttagaattgtagtttttaaatttaggattttgtaatgttttatattttatggagcttttgaagaaaattttttagaatttatgttatttatggAGCTTTTGAAGAAAATTTCTTCATTAATTATtgcaatatattttattttttaggattgtagtttttaaattttaggattttgtaatgttttatattttatggagcttttgaagaaatttttttaagatttatGTTATTTATGGAGCTTTTGAAGAAAATTTCTTCATTAATTATTGCAATATATGCTAACGCTTTTTAAGTTAACTTTTCAAAAAGAGTTTATATAAGCTTAAAAGCGTAAGCTACAAGCTTATTCAAACAATTAAACTAGTtttgtttcgtttttttttttttaaagaaactaTAACTAaggcaaaaaaagaaaaaaaaaaaaaacctaaaacaaacACCCCTTAGTTAGACTAATCTGATGTAATGTTTGTTGCTTTTGTTACAAGATCTAGATTTCTTTAATGCAAtttgttgttttaaaaaaaacctcGATGTAAAATATGAACACATTTTACAAGTTGAAATGATATTGTGATTTCCAAATGACATCGTTTTGAGTTGAGGTATTTATATTAGCTACATTGTTCCATGTCATTGATACATGGAGGTTATGATGGACCTACACTCTTAAGTactgtacatatatacatgtttatctTGTATTCAGAAATTGGTTTTGCTTTGAGGTTGGAATAGAAGTTATGGCTAATTACTTGGGAAATCATCCAACTTGTTCTAAATATCTTTTTCGGaatccaaacaaaaaaaaattctatcgTGGGGAGAAAACCCggctaaaatatatataaagggacCGCGTCATGTTTTTGCTTATGTAGACATGTTTTAGCCGGTTGCAATAACATTTTTAACAtgtgtgggttttttttttacaaattaatatattatattaaatatttaataaattagtGATCCATGTGGTTGTGATGTTGACCAGATTTAAGATCATAAGCTGCTTCATCTCATTCTCACCTTTTAACCTTTCTTCTTCGATACACTATCTAAATGATTTAGAACAGATTAATTTGTTAGGAAAAAACACTAGAATTGTAATGAACAATGAAGAATGACAGGTAATTCCAAATTATTTAATTACACAAACAATTATGTGGAATCCCCTTCCTTCTCTCGTGTTCATTTTTCTGTCCACCCCCACCGCTGGACTGCCGACCCACATCGCCGGAAAACGGGACACATGATAAAATGCTACAAAAATAACatccatcatcatcaaatcaacAAAAGGTAACCCTCCAATCCCCAACACTATCGGACACCACCTCTGCCGTTACGTCGTCACTGCCGCACCACCGGAAGGTCATTACATCGCCGACAGCCCCCTAACAACACTCTTTCTTGGTTATTCCTGGTTTCTAGCAAAACCCACCAAAACCTAATGAAACGCCTAATTTGAATTTAACTTTGGCGTTTGTGGTAGTTTCAATAACGATTTTGTTTATTTGGGGATTAGGGTTTGTTGCTGGAAATGGTGGTTGTGGTAATGGGTGAGATGATGGTCAAGCCGTAAAAATGATGACTAATTGGATCTATTTTGCTTTCTGATCTTTTTCAACGGGAGATGTATAGTCGTCGGAGAAGATGAAggacatgtgtgtgtgtgtgtgtgtgtaaattgAGTTTataatttgatgatatatagGCATGCAAACGAGTATAGAAGGAGATGCAATATATAGGCCTGCAAACGAGTCGAAAAAAGCTAACTTACATAGGGATGCATTATCCGGCCTTTTGCAATTAGTCGATTTAAAGGCGGACAAAAGGTATGTACACATTGGGGAGGAATACCAAATTATTGAATTTTGAATGTTTGCTTCGTTGAAGCGATTATAATGCTTTATCATATCTTTCGGTTTCAATGGCGTTGTTTGTTCTGTTTGGCCcgagttctttttcttttctagcgattgttgtaaaaaaaagctatgtatatattttgtgtgtatgcatatatgtaagaaaaaaatTTCCGATCATCATGATTGCGATGAGATGAATGTGGGTTTTAATTTGATTAGAATTTATGGAATAAAGATTGAAATCTATGTGTTAactgaaaagaaaaatgaatattttttatatgcTATTGTAAGTGGGAAATCTAGGtggattatatttttaaaggaaaatgaCATGAATATTCCATGTATGAAATAAAcgaataaatttaaataaaaatgtgtttgaAAATTGACTTGTTACCTGCAACTTAcaaaaaaacccctttatacATTTTTTAGTCGGGTTTTCTTCCttcattaaaatttttttttgttggaactccgaaaaaaaaaatatttatgacaAATTGAATaacttttcaagtaattagTCCTTAAAAGTTAATCTGTTAAAGCACAAAGGGTGACCAGAACTATTTAAAAAACTATCAATAAGTTATGAACTTATGAGTTATGATGACATATCATGACACTTcgtctttgtttttgtttgggCTTTGGGACCTTAATTGGGTCCATTAATTAGTACGAGTAGTTCTTTACTTCTTttacttgtaagttgtaacttgtaaggtGTAAATTCTTTTTGATTTTAGCCTTATGATTGGTTGtgatattatttttactttGCACCAATTACCAAATGCTCGAGGTTCCATCATCCATGACTTCCTTATGTAacttcatatgtttcttcttttttttttctaactttttttttccaactaaaTTACTTTTTCATGATCAAACTTGAACTCATAATATAAAATGGTTACACCAAATgacttttatttaactaatCCTACAAAATAGTTTTCCTAGTAATGTTAAAAGCTTTTATagtattataatttaatgaTAACAAAACTCTTATAATAATAGGAATAGGCCATTTAATCATTTGTTGAATGATTATGACAGAAACTAAACCACACCGTgccaaacactttgcatccttACATTGAGAACGCATACCTACAAAAAGTAGATAGTGAAATAATAGAAAGCTGTCTAGTTAATGGAACATTACTATAGTTAAGATTAATGTCAAAGTTCTTTGAGTCTTAATGTGGCATATTTGACGTTTCTTCAATACATGTATCTGTTTGTTGGCATAACCAACAAAGATTTAATGAATGTTGGATTCGTATCGTAGTAGGAAACTAGCAATAGGTTGGGGTTCGAGAGACCGGCACCTACATTGGGCAATCTTTGGTCGTTATCGGTACcaatttcagtttttttttttttttttttttgttgttgatgagTATAGCTCAATTAATACACGATCGGGCTTTAGGCGTGTTTAATAAAACTAGATAAAGACTTCGTCTAGATTATTTAAACGCTTGTATGTTATTAGCACAAAATCATCGTAGTTTGTAAATGTTATGGAGAATTTTGTGTACGTTTTGCGGTAGAATATAAAAGTcgtcattttattattattattttttttttctaaagacAAACTATTTTACTGCAACACATCTAATCTAATTCAAAAGTATGTCTCTAAAAGCcagaacttaaaaaaaaaaacccaataatcCACTCCATAACAACTTTTAAGCCTAAATTGACATAATTTTAATTgacataattttaattaaagaaaattgaCATAagtttaattaaagaaaaaataaaaaggacgTTGTTGGGAAATCAAAACATTTTCACCACACAATTTTTACGTACCACCACAACTGAAATTTAAGTAAACGTGCATGACAAATTAACCGTCACATTCATGTTTCTTTTCGTTTTGAACGTCTCATGTagtcatttatttttttcatt
It encodes:
- the LOC122608335 gene encoding transport inhibitor response 1-like protein; this encodes MSNESRNPISGAGEYFTAYPDQVLENVLENVLVFLKSRRDRNAVSLVCKSWYRAEAYTRSDLFIGNCYAVAPNRVTDRFKRIRSVCLKGKPRFADFSLLPPDWGGYFRPWGMAMGRCYGFLEKIHLKRMCISDDDLGAIGHSFPLFKELVLVCCDGFTTSGLAIIATKCRDLRVLEMIESEVQDDDVDWISCFHVEGTSNMESLCFDCVESPINFDALERLVARSPFLKKLRLNRYVSIGQLYRLTLRAPQLTHLGTGSFCVLEMVDQQEDNQEPDYGSAFAACRSIVCLSGFREIAPEYLPTIYPVCANLTSLNLSYANIDAAQLKPVIRLCHNLQIFWALDSICDEGLQAVADTCKDLRELRVFPFDPSEDAEVLVSEVGLHAISLGCRKLESILYFCQQMTNAAIVAMSNNCPDLMVFRLCIIGRYRPDRITGEPMDEGFGAIVKNCKKLTRLAVSGLLTDRAFSYIGQYGKLVRTLSVGFNGDSDIGLKYVLEGCTSLQKLEIRDSPFGDSGLQSGLHHFYNMRFVWLSSCSVTRQGCLDIARRLPKLVVEVFRRDEEEGGDRGDLVDTLYMYRSLDGPRADAPEFVKIL